From the genome of Lysinibacter sp. HNR:
TCTGGATCGCAGGACTCATCCTCTGCATCTTTGTTGGCCCGGTTCAATCGGCCAGTCGCAGCTTTCTCGCCCGAATCGCTCCCGAAGGAAGAGAAGGAGAGATCTTTGGACTCTATGCCACAACCGGTCGAGCCGTGAGCTTTCTCGCCCCGGGACTCTTCACCCTTTTTGTCGCAATAACGCAAAATACTCGCTACGGGATACTCGGTGTCACACTTATCCTCACCGCTGGTCTTGCCCTCATGCTGCTGGTAAAAGACGAGAAACAACAGCTGAGTTAGCCACACGACCCGTCGATCGCGAAAAACCGATCACACCAGCGGTCATCACACGGGTGGCCCCCGCACGGGAAACTGATCGCACGGTACCCGGTCGCGCAGCATCCGATCGCACGGTACCCGGTCGCGCAGCACCCAGGCACGCAGGCGCCTCTCGCTACCAGCGACGCGACGCTGCCTCCACCCACCCCACCAGACCGTCAACGGAAATTTCTTTCCCGGAAGATCGACGCACCCAACCCGACCACTCGCCAAACGCCTGATGGGTCTCGGAAGACATAACAAACCTATTTCTACCGGTGTTTCGCACCCGAAACGGCGTGAGCGTAACGTTCACCCGATCCCCCACAATATTCCAGGGCTGGCTCAGATCCTCGGTACTAAAGGTCCACCCGAGTTCATTGGGAATATAGTCCATGCTCCCATCAACAAAAATCGCATTTTGCGTGGCACCCGTTCCAGCGGTCCACCCTCCTCCCAGCTGCAGGCCGACCCGCTTCCGGCGCACCATTCCCGAGGCGAAGCCCCGATTCCACGCTGCGGAATAAGGCCAGCGTCCCCGACCTCGATTCAGCACCGCCCAGCTCTTTTTTGTCGGCAGCTCGTAACGCTCACCCCGCACGGTGATCACACCCGTCACGGGCCGAGCCACCTCTCCGAGCGCGTAGTGAAACAGCCTCGGAGACCAGGGAACCACTACCCCCAGGCTCTCACCCCCGGGCTCAGCCTGTAAATCAACATCAACGCCCTTAACGGATGATCGAACCCGGGTTCCCCGCGGAGTGTCCATCAGGCTGATCACCACATTCTTTGTGGTGGCATTGGCGGTGAAGGGTGGCAGGGTATCCGGTAGCGTGACCCGGCGCCCAAAAGGAACAGTCCCCACGATCTCCTGTTCCTCACCCGTCTGGCGATCGTAAAGGTAAAACCGACTCGCGGAAACGTAGTCAA
Proteins encoded in this window:
- a CDS encoding DUF2804 domain-containing protein; the protein is MSSPFTEITDAVDLCLANGSLNPGARGYTRSPLHRTNLSGWGRNKRWEQWGIITPRYILKLLISNFDYVSASRFYLYDRQTGEEQEIVGTVPFGRRVTLPDTLPPFTANATTKNVVISLMDTPRGTRVRSSVKGVDVDLQAEPGGESLGVVVPWSPRLFHYALGEVARPVTGVITVRGERYELPTKKSWAVLNRGRGRWPYSAAWNRGFASGMVRRKRVGLQLGGGWTAGTGATQNAIFVDGSMDYIPNELGWTFSTEDLSQPWNIVGDRVNVTLTPFRVRNTGRNRFVMSSETHQAFGEWSGWVRRSSGKEISVDGLVGWVEAASRRW